A single window of Salvia splendens isolate huo1 chromosome 8, SspV2, whole genome shotgun sequence DNA harbors:
- the LOC121744336 gene encoding lysine-specific histone demethylase 1 homolog 1-like, with product METTAPLPESTTTIPESTSTIPIPTEGDAPPDPVASHADPKSSSEPMETNDSTTGAEPLETNDSGNNPGPEPPAQPEPQPRKRRRRRKKIFTDMISSTASRLRVLRPHTKPSAASASAADEDDDADALTGYLRKRRGPSDLSKEVDIEALIAISVGFPVDTLTEEEIEANVVPQIGGSEQANYIIVRNHILARWRSNVAVWLTRDQVLESIRAEHKNLVNSAYNFLLHYGYINFGIASAIRDVKNKSSDELQLGSVIVIGAGLSGLVAARQLIFLGFKVVVLEGRARPGGRVRTKRMSGSDESVVGAADLGGSVLTGINGNPLGVLARQLGLPLHKVRDICPLYLPNGRMVNSDVDSKVESSFNKLLDRVCKLRQGIMEEIRSVDISLGTALEAFRHVYNVAEEPLERMLLDWHLANLEYANATLLSNLSMAFWDQDDPYEMGGDHCFIPGGNGRLVRALAEDLPIFYERPVTSVRYGSDGVMVYAGGQEYQGDMVLCTVPLGVLKRGTIDFEPELPQRKMDAIDRLGFGLLNKVAILFPYDFWGGEIDTFGHLTEDPSMRGEYFLFYSYCAVAGGPLLIALVAGEAAVKFEKSSAVESVNKVLDILKSIFSPKGIAVPDPIQAVCTRWGQDQFSYGSYSYVAVGASGDDYDILAESVADRVFFAGEATNKQYPATMHGAFLSGMREAAHIMRVTRRRLVPPAPGARVNTTNHESNSVDPLFETPDLAFGCFAVVIDPQSTDMESDALLRVAVRSGNSDSDYIHLYGLLQRKQAVELNGLEDDVKRMEMLAHGFRTRLVGISSLCNAAESLIRRIKAVKSTPN from the coding sequence ATGGAAACCACGGCGCCGCTGCCGGAGTCTACCACCACTATCCCAGAGTCCACCTCCACCATCCCTATACCCACAGAAGGTGATGCACCTCCTGACCCAGTCGCTTCTCACGCCGATCCCAAATCCAGTTCCGAACCGATGGAAACCAACGATTCCACCACCggcgccgaaccattggaaacCAACGATTCCGGAAACAATCCGGGCCCCGAACCCCCGGCCCAGCCCGAACCCCAGCCCCGCAAGCGACGCCGTCGTCGCAAGAAGATCTTCACTGACATGATTTCCTCGACGGCTTCACGCCTGCGCGTTCTCCGCCCCCATACGAAGCCttccgccgcctccgcctccgctgCCGACGAAGACGACGATGCCGATGCTTTGACCGGCTACCTCCGCAAGCGGAGGGGTCCTTCCGATCTCTCTAAGGAGGTCGACATCGAAGCCCTAATTGCGATCTCCGTAGGGTTTCCCGTCGATACGCTGACGGAGGAAGAAATTGAGGCAAACGTCGTTCCTCAAATCGGCGGCTCGGAGCAGGCCAACTACATCATCGTGCGCAACCACATTCTCGCCCGCTGGCGCTCGAACGTCGCCGTTTGGCTCACCAGGGACCAGGTGCTGGAGTCCATACGCGCCGAGCACAAAAACCTCGTGAATTCCGCCTACAACTTCCTCCTCCACTACGGATACATCAATTTCGGCATCGCCTCTGCGATCAGGGATGTAAAGAACAAGTCTTCGGACGAATTGCAGCTGGGAAGCGTGATCGTGATTGGCGCGGGCCTATCCGGTTTGGTCGCCGCTAGGCAGCTGATTTTCCTAGGCTTCAAGGTTGTCGTTCTTGAGGGCAGGGCCCGGCCCGGGGGTAGAGTTCGGACGAAGAGAATGAGCGGAAGTGACGAAAGTGTTGTTGGCGCTGCGGATTTAGGTGGGAGCGTGTTAACCGGAATCAATGGGAATCCATTGGGTGTTTTGGCGCGCCAGCTTGGATTGCCACTTCATAAGGTGAGGGATATATGCCCCTTGTACTTACCTAATGGAAGGATGGTTAATTCTGATGTTGATTCGAAAGTGGAGAGCTCATTTAATAAGTTGCTGGATAGGGTTTGCAAGCTTAGGCAGGGGATCATGGAGGAAATTAGGAGCGTGGATATTTCGTTGGGGACGGCATTGGAGGCGTTTAGGCATGTGTATAATGTAGCTGAGGAGCCATTGGAGAGGATGTTATTGGATTGGCATTTGGCGAATCTTGAGTATGCCAATGCCACTCTGTTGTCGAATTTGTCAATGGCTTTCTGGGATCAGGATGATCCCTATGAAATGGGTGGGGATCATTGTTTCATACCTGGGGGGAATGGGAGGCTTGTTAGAGCTTTGGCTGAGGACCTTCCGATCTTTTATGAACGGCCAGTTACTTCTGTGAGATACGGCAGTGATGGGGTTATGGTATATGCCGGAGGGCAAGAGTATCAAGGTGACATGGTGCTTTGCACAGTCCCGCTAGGAGTGCTTAAGAGAGGGACAATTGATTTTGAGCCGGAGCTTCCTCAACGAAAAATGGATGCAATTGATAGATTAGGTTTTGGGTTGTTGAACAAAGTTGCCATTTTGTTCCCGTATGATTTTTGGGGTGGAGAGATTGATACCTTTGGGCATTTGACCGAGGATCCTAGTATGAGAGGCGAATACTTTCTTTTTTATAGTTATTGTGCTGTGGCCGGTGGGCCACTCCTTATTGCTCTTGTGGCCGGAGAAGCTGCTGTTAAGTTTGAAAAGAGTTCCGCGGTTGAATCTGTGAACAAAGTGTTGGATATATTGAAGAGCATTTTCAGCCCTAAAGGGATTGCAGTTCCGGATCCAATTCAGGCAGTTTGTACTCGTTGGGGCCAGGACCAGTTTTCGTACGGATCTTATTCCTATGTTGCAGTTGGTGCTTCAGGGGATGACTACGATATCCTTGCAGAAAGCGTTGCAGATAGAGTTTTCTTTGCTGGAGAAGCGACTAACAAGCAGTATCCAGCCACAATGCACGGAGCTTTTCTCAGCGGGATGAGGGAGGCAGCACATATAATGAGGGTGACGAGGAGAAGATTAGTCCCTCCAGCTCCAGGAGCTAGAGTGAATACCACGAATCACGAAAGCAACAGTGTTGATCCACTGTTTGAGACCCCTGACCTTGCATTTGGCTGCTTTGCTGTTGTGATCGATCCACAGTCAACAGATATGGAATCTGATGCTTTGTTACGAGTTGCAGTGAGGAGTGGTAATTCAGATTCGGATTATATCCATCTATATGGGCTGCTCCAGAGGAAGCAGGCTGTCGAGCTGAATGGCTTGGAAGACGATGTAAAGAGGATGGAGATGTTGGCTCACGGATTCAGGACGAGGTTGGTCGGAATAAGCAGCTTGTGCAACGCTGCTGAGTCTCTTATCAGGAGAATAAAGGCAGTGAAATCTACTCCTAATTAG